A DNA window from Turicibacter sp. TJ11 contains the following coding sequences:
- a CDS encoding spore coat protein, with product MTDRDLMEDILLILKGEADLQLHGTIESSTSNVHTTFNKVLNETLTMQNEVYQLMAQKGWYPTEAAEQQKIAQAKQKYAQAAGQSQN from the coding sequence ATGACTGATCGCGATTTAATGGAAGATATTCTATTAATTCTTAAAGGTGAAGCTGATTTACAATTACATGGAACGATTGAGTCTTCAACATCAAATGTTCATACAACGTTCAATAAAGTGTTAAATGAAACATTAACGATGCAAAATGAAGTTTATCAATTAATGGCTCAAAAAGGTTGGTATCCAACAGAGGCAGCTGAACAACAAAAAATTGCTCAAGCTAAACAAAAATACGCTCAAGCAGCGGGACAAAGCCAAAATTAA